A DNA window from Alligator mississippiensis isolate rAllMis1 chromosome 11, rAllMis1, whole genome shotgun sequence contains the following coding sequences:
- the CILP gene encoding cartilage intermediate layer protein 1 isoform X1: protein MILAEGWIFSLLLLGATSVSGERALKQSTSRIRMGRRPPSAFAGHDATNHGEWTAWFNVDHPGGAGDYERLEAIRFYFRERVCQRPTRIEAQTTDWVPAEQTGQVVHSSPREGFWCLHKEQPAGKACLNYAVRFLCPTGTLLQDSKKYWSPWSKWSECSAKCGQTGVQKRARTCLAERLWGLHCNDATEEGRLCIGHACSACNITCTMGQVNADCDACMCEDHVLHGMVSLPDGAPATEATIYLQSKKMKLLTRSDRKGKFWIPGVCPDGKNILKIKQAKYATATITVPKSSKRLSTINVHLKRAGKPYVVKNPVDKARRVGQSVALCCDAVGDPSPNQYIWYHNGTLLDSSVYKYDSKLVLKNVKANQAGEYFCKASNDAGAVKSQPAKLSVIAKHEAACNPRPHSYLIRLPHDCFQNATNSFYYDVGKCPAKTCAGKLEKGLRCRDSVAYCCGVSKMEMREILCSGYTLPTKVAMECDCKKCTETKVTVRGRAIAADNGEPMRFGHIYMGNTRLSMTGYKGTFSIHIPADTERLVLTFVDRLQKFVNTTKVLPFKEKGGAVFHEIKLLRKKAPVTLESAATNMIPLGDMVGDDPIAELEIPPNTFYRQNGELYTGKVKASVTFLDPRNVSTASATQSDLSYINEEGDMFPLRTYGMFSVDFTDERGTESLNAGEVKVHLDAAQVKMPGHLKKMKLWSLNPETGLWEEEGDFRLEKSRRRKREERTFLVGNMEIKERRLFNLDVPESRRCYVKVRAYRSERFLPSEQIEGVVVSVINMEPQAGFATNPRAWGRFDSVVTGPNGACLPAFCDDQNPDAYSAYILANLGGEELEAVPSSPKLNPNAIGVPQPYLNKLNYQRTDHEDANVKKTAFRISMAKPQPNTADESNGPIYAYTNLRECEEAPYSAAHFRFYRVEGGEYDYNTVPFNEDDPMSWTEDYLAWWPKPTEFRACYIKVKINGPQEVNIRSRNMGGTHPYTVGQLYGIRDVRSIRDVDQPNLSTACLEFKCSGMLYDQDRVDRTLVRISPQGNCYRESVNSMLHEYLVNHLPMAVNNDSSEYTMVAPLDPLGHNYGIYTVTDQDPRIAKEIALGRCFDGTSDGSSRVMKSNIGIALTFNCAERNAAQQSLFQSLRNSAQQSPLGLQRDRARLRRQRGSRIGRDTGRGISLIRSSTRALYSPTH, encoded by the exons ATGATCCTAGCAGAAGGATGGATCTTTTCTCTTCTCCTCCTTGGAGCCACCTCTGTTTCAG GTGAGAGGGCTCTGAAGCAATCCACCAGCAGGATCCGGATGGGTCGGAGACCCCCCAGTGCATTTGCAGGGCACGATGCAACGA ATCATGGGGAGTGGACCGCATGGTTCAATGTTGATCATCCTGGTGGCGCCGGGGATTACGAGCGCTTAGAAGCCATCAGGTTTTACTTCAGGGAGAGGGTGTGTCAGAGACCCACGCGAATTGAAGCGCAAACCACAGACTGGGTTCCTGCAGAGCAGACGGGCCAAGTGGTCCACTCTAGCCCACGGGAGGGATTCTGGTGTTTGCATAAGGAGCAGCCTGCAGGAAAAGCCTGCTTGAATTATGCTGTACGCTTCCTGTGCCCTACAG GTACTTTGCTGCAAGATTCAAAAAAGTATTGGTCTCCATGGTCGAAATGGAGTGAGTGCTCAGCAAAGTGTGGCCAAACCGGTGTTCAGAAGCGCGCCAGAACCTGCCTAGCTGAACGCCTCTGGGGCCTGCACTGTAATGACGCGACTGAGGAGGGGCGGCTCTGCATTGGACATGCTTGCTCAG CCTGCAACATCACTTGCACCATGGGCCAGGTGAATGCTGACTGCGATGCCTGCATGTGTGAGGACCACGTGCTGCACGGGATGGTCTCCCTACCAGATGGTGCGCCGGCCACTGAAGCCACTATCTACCTGCAGTCCAAGAAGATGAAACTCTTAACCAGGTCGGACAGAAAAGGGAAGTTTTGGATTCCTGGAGTGTGCCCGGATGGCAAAAACATTCTTAAAATAAAACAGGCCAAATACGCAACTGCTACGATCACCGTGCCCAAAAGCTCCAAGAGACTCTCAACGATCAACGTGCACCTGAAAAGAGCAG GCAAACCATACGTTGTAAAGAATCCGGTGGACAAAGCAAGAAGAGTAGGGCAAAGTGTGGCACTCTGCTGTGACGCTGTTGGGGATCCTTCACCCAATCAATATATTTG gtatcacAATGGGACTTTGCTGGATTCCTCTGTGTATAAATATGATAGTAAGCTGGTGTTAAAGAATGTGAAGGCAAACCAGGCAGGAGAGTATTTCTGCAAAGCTAGCAATGACGCAGGAGCTGTGAAATCCCAACCCGCCAAACTTTCTGTAATAG CAAAACATGAAGCGGCCTGCAATCCCAGACCCCACAGCTACCTCATTCGACTCCCACATGACTGCTTTCAAAACGCGACAAACTCTTTCTACTATGATGTTGGTAAATGTCCAGCAAAGACATGTGCCGGGAAGTTAGAGAAAGGACTCCGATGCAGAGACAGCGTTGCTTACTGCTGCGGGGTCTCTAAAATGGAAATGCGGGAGATTTTGTGCAGTGGCTACACACTTCCTACTAAAGTCGCCATGGAGTGCGACTGCAAAAAATGCACCGAAACCAAGGTGACTGTTCGGGGAAGAGCCATAGCTGCAGATAATGGTGAACCAATGAGATTTGGCCACATATACATGGGGAACACCAGACTCAGCATGACCGGCTACAAGGGAACTTTCTCCATCCACATCCCAGCAGACACTGAGAGACTGGTGCTCACTTTTGTTGACCGCCTCCAAAAATTTGTGAATACAACGAAGGTTCTGCCGTTCAAGGAAAAGGGAGGAGCTGTTTTCCATGAGATCAAGTTGCTCAGAAAGAAAGCCCCCGTTACTCTAGAGTCCGCTGCAACCAACATGATCCCCTTGGGGGACATGGTCGGAGATGATCCAATAGCTGAACTAGAAATTCCTCCCAACACATTTTACAGGCAGAACGGAGAACTCTACACGGGCAAAGTCAAGGCCAGCGTGACGTTCCTTGACCCAAGAAACGTCTCCACCGCCAGCGCGACACAAAGTGACCTGAGCTACATAAACGAGGAAGGTGACATGTTCCCACTGCGCACATATGGCATGTTCTCAGTGGACTTCACTGACGAAAGAGGCACGGAGTCTCTTAATGCAGGTGAAGTAAAGGTCCACCTTGATGCCGCTCAAGTCAAGATGCCAGGGCACCTAAAGAAGATGAAACTGTGGTCACTGAACCCAGAGACGGGATtatgggaggaagaaggggactTCAGACTTGAAAAAAGCAGGCGTCGCAAACGGGAGGAAAGAACATTTTTGGTTGGGAATATGGAAATCAAAGAGAGGCGGCTTTTCAACTTAGATGTGCCAGAGAGCAGGAGGTGCTACGTCAAAGTACGAGCCTATAGAAGTGAAAGGTTTCTGCCAAGTGAGCAGATTGAGGGGGTTGTGGTATCAGTGATCAAcatggagccacaggcaggttTTGCAACCAACCCAAGAGCCTGGGGCCGTTTTGACAGTGTGGTCACTGGTCCCAATGGGGCTTGCCTACCAGCTTTCTGTGACGATCAAAACCCAGATGCCTACTCGGCTTACATCTTGGCAAACCTTGGAGGAGAAGAACTTGAAGCTGTGCCCTCTTCCCCTAAACTCAATCCAAATGCCATTGGTGTCCCACAGCCATATCTCAATAAGCTGAACTACCAAAGGACTGACCATGAGGATGCTAATGTTAAGAAAACGGCCTTCAGGATCAGCATGGCCAAACCACAACCAAACACCGCAGATGAGAGCAACGGCCCCATTTATGCCTACACAAACCTCAGAGAATGTGAGGAAGCTCCATATAGCGCAGCCCACTTTCGATTTTACCGAGTTGAAGGAGGCGAGTATGACTACAACACAGTTCCCTTCAATGAAGACGACCCTATGAGTTGGACTGAAGACTACCTGGCTTGGTGGCCTAAACCCACGGAGTTCAGGGCATGTTAcatcaaagtaaaaataaatggcCCCCAGGAAGTGAACATCCGATCTCGCAATATGGGCGGCACGCACCCATACACGGTTGGCCAGCTCTATGGCATCAGAGATGTACGCAGCATTCGCGATGTAGACCAGCCCAACCTTTCAACAGCCTGCCTGGAGTTTAAGTGCAGCGGCATGCTCTATGACCAAGACCGTGTGGACCGCACGCTTGTACGAATCAGTCCCCAAGGCAACTGTTACAGAGAAAGTGTCAACAGCATGCTCCACGAGTACCTAGTCAATCATCTTCCCATGGCTGTGAATAACGACTCAAGTGAGTACACCATGGTGGCTCCTCTTGACCCTCTTGGCCATAATTATGGGATCTACACAGTGACAGACCAGGACCCTAGGATAGCCAAGGAAATAGCTCTGGGAAGATGTTTTGATGGCACATCTGATGGCTCTTCTAGAGTGATGAAGAGCAACATAGGCATAGCATTAACTTTCAACTGTGCAGAAAGAAATGCTGCACAGCAAAGCTTATTCCAGTCTCTGAGGAATTCGGCCCAGCAGTCCCCACTAGGTTTGCAAAGAGACCGAGCGAGACTCAGAAGGCAACGAGGAAGCCGCATTGGTCGGGACACAGGGAGAGGAATTAGCCTAATCAGAAGTTCAACAAGAGCTCTGTATTCACCTACACATTAG
- the CILP gene encoding cartilage intermediate layer protein 1 isoform X2 produces MILAEGWIFSLLLLGATSVSGERALKQSTSRIRMGRRPPSAFAGHDATSTLLQDSKKYWSPWSKWSECSAKCGQTGVQKRARTCLAERLWGLHCNDATEEGRLCIGHACSACNITCTMGQVNADCDACMCEDHVLHGMVSLPDGAPATEATIYLQSKKMKLLTRSDRKGKFWIPGVCPDGKNILKIKQAKYATATITVPKSSKRLSTINVHLKRAGKPYVVKNPVDKARRVGQSVALCCDAVGDPSPNQYIWYHNGTLLDSSVYKYDSKLVLKNVKANQAGEYFCKASNDAGAVKSQPAKLSVIAKHEAACNPRPHSYLIRLPHDCFQNATNSFYYDVGKCPAKTCAGKLEKGLRCRDSVAYCCGVSKMEMREILCSGYTLPTKVAMECDCKKCTETKVTVRGRAIAADNGEPMRFGHIYMGNTRLSMTGYKGTFSIHIPADTERLVLTFVDRLQKFVNTTKVLPFKEKGGAVFHEIKLLRKKAPVTLESAATNMIPLGDMVGDDPIAELEIPPNTFYRQNGELYTGKVKASVTFLDPRNVSTASATQSDLSYINEEGDMFPLRTYGMFSVDFTDERGTESLNAGEVKVHLDAAQVKMPGHLKKMKLWSLNPETGLWEEEGDFRLEKSRRRKREERTFLVGNMEIKERRLFNLDVPESRRCYVKVRAYRSERFLPSEQIEGVVVSVINMEPQAGFATNPRAWGRFDSVVTGPNGACLPAFCDDQNPDAYSAYILANLGGEELEAVPSSPKLNPNAIGVPQPYLNKLNYQRTDHEDANVKKTAFRISMAKPQPNTADESNGPIYAYTNLRECEEAPYSAAHFRFYRVEGGEYDYNTVPFNEDDPMSWTEDYLAWWPKPTEFRACYIKVKINGPQEVNIRSRNMGGTHPYTVGQLYGIRDVRSIRDVDQPNLSTACLEFKCSGMLYDQDRVDRTLVRISPQGNCYRESVNSMLHEYLVNHLPMAVNNDSSEYTMVAPLDPLGHNYGIYTVTDQDPRIAKEIALGRCFDGTSDGSSRVMKSNIGIALTFNCAERNAAQQSLFQSLRNSAQQSPLGLQRDRARLRRQRGSRIGRDTGRGISLIRSSTRALYSPTH; encoded by the exons ATGATCCTAGCAGAAGGATGGATCTTTTCTCTTCTCCTCCTTGGAGCCACCTCTGTTTCAG GTGAGAGGGCTCTGAAGCAATCCACCAGCAGGATCCGGATGGGTCGGAGACCCCCCAGTGCATTTGCAGGGCACGATGCAACGA GTACTTTGCTGCAAGATTCAAAAAAGTATTGGTCTCCATGGTCGAAATGGAGTGAGTGCTCAGCAAAGTGTGGCCAAACCGGTGTTCAGAAGCGCGCCAGAACCTGCCTAGCTGAACGCCTCTGGGGCCTGCACTGTAATGACGCGACTGAGGAGGGGCGGCTCTGCATTGGACATGCTTGCTCAG CCTGCAACATCACTTGCACCATGGGCCAGGTGAATGCTGACTGCGATGCCTGCATGTGTGAGGACCACGTGCTGCACGGGATGGTCTCCCTACCAGATGGTGCGCCGGCCACTGAAGCCACTATCTACCTGCAGTCCAAGAAGATGAAACTCTTAACCAGGTCGGACAGAAAAGGGAAGTTTTGGATTCCTGGAGTGTGCCCGGATGGCAAAAACATTCTTAAAATAAAACAGGCCAAATACGCAACTGCTACGATCACCGTGCCCAAAAGCTCCAAGAGACTCTCAACGATCAACGTGCACCTGAAAAGAGCAG GCAAACCATACGTTGTAAAGAATCCGGTGGACAAAGCAAGAAGAGTAGGGCAAAGTGTGGCACTCTGCTGTGACGCTGTTGGGGATCCTTCACCCAATCAATATATTTG gtatcacAATGGGACTTTGCTGGATTCCTCTGTGTATAAATATGATAGTAAGCTGGTGTTAAAGAATGTGAAGGCAAACCAGGCAGGAGAGTATTTCTGCAAAGCTAGCAATGACGCAGGAGCTGTGAAATCCCAACCCGCCAAACTTTCTGTAATAG CAAAACATGAAGCGGCCTGCAATCCCAGACCCCACAGCTACCTCATTCGACTCCCACATGACTGCTTTCAAAACGCGACAAACTCTTTCTACTATGATGTTGGTAAATGTCCAGCAAAGACATGTGCCGGGAAGTTAGAGAAAGGACTCCGATGCAGAGACAGCGTTGCTTACTGCTGCGGGGTCTCTAAAATGGAAATGCGGGAGATTTTGTGCAGTGGCTACACACTTCCTACTAAAGTCGCCATGGAGTGCGACTGCAAAAAATGCACCGAAACCAAGGTGACTGTTCGGGGAAGAGCCATAGCTGCAGATAATGGTGAACCAATGAGATTTGGCCACATATACATGGGGAACACCAGACTCAGCATGACCGGCTACAAGGGAACTTTCTCCATCCACATCCCAGCAGACACTGAGAGACTGGTGCTCACTTTTGTTGACCGCCTCCAAAAATTTGTGAATACAACGAAGGTTCTGCCGTTCAAGGAAAAGGGAGGAGCTGTTTTCCATGAGATCAAGTTGCTCAGAAAGAAAGCCCCCGTTACTCTAGAGTCCGCTGCAACCAACATGATCCCCTTGGGGGACATGGTCGGAGATGATCCAATAGCTGAACTAGAAATTCCTCCCAACACATTTTACAGGCAGAACGGAGAACTCTACACGGGCAAAGTCAAGGCCAGCGTGACGTTCCTTGACCCAAGAAACGTCTCCACCGCCAGCGCGACACAAAGTGACCTGAGCTACATAAACGAGGAAGGTGACATGTTCCCACTGCGCACATATGGCATGTTCTCAGTGGACTTCACTGACGAAAGAGGCACGGAGTCTCTTAATGCAGGTGAAGTAAAGGTCCACCTTGATGCCGCTCAAGTCAAGATGCCAGGGCACCTAAAGAAGATGAAACTGTGGTCACTGAACCCAGAGACGGGATtatgggaggaagaaggggactTCAGACTTGAAAAAAGCAGGCGTCGCAAACGGGAGGAAAGAACATTTTTGGTTGGGAATATGGAAATCAAAGAGAGGCGGCTTTTCAACTTAGATGTGCCAGAGAGCAGGAGGTGCTACGTCAAAGTACGAGCCTATAGAAGTGAAAGGTTTCTGCCAAGTGAGCAGATTGAGGGGGTTGTGGTATCAGTGATCAAcatggagccacaggcaggttTTGCAACCAACCCAAGAGCCTGGGGCCGTTTTGACAGTGTGGTCACTGGTCCCAATGGGGCTTGCCTACCAGCTTTCTGTGACGATCAAAACCCAGATGCCTACTCGGCTTACATCTTGGCAAACCTTGGAGGAGAAGAACTTGAAGCTGTGCCCTCTTCCCCTAAACTCAATCCAAATGCCATTGGTGTCCCACAGCCATATCTCAATAAGCTGAACTACCAAAGGACTGACCATGAGGATGCTAATGTTAAGAAAACGGCCTTCAGGATCAGCATGGCCAAACCACAACCAAACACCGCAGATGAGAGCAACGGCCCCATTTATGCCTACACAAACCTCAGAGAATGTGAGGAAGCTCCATATAGCGCAGCCCACTTTCGATTTTACCGAGTTGAAGGAGGCGAGTATGACTACAACACAGTTCCCTTCAATGAAGACGACCCTATGAGTTGGACTGAAGACTACCTGGCTTGGTGGCCTAAACCCACGGAGTTCAGGGCATGTTAcatcaaagtaaaaataaatggcCCCCAGGAAGTGAACATCCGATCTCGCAATATGGGCGGCACGCACCCATACACGGTTGGCCAGCTCTATGGCATCAGAGATGTACGCAGCATTCGCGATGTAGACCAGCCCAACCTTTCAACAGCCTGCCTGGAGTTTAAGTGCAGCGGCATGCTCTATGACCAAGACCGTGTGGACCGCACGCTTGTACGAATCAGTCCCCAAGGCAACTGTTACAGAGAAAGTGTCAACAGCATGCTCCACGAGTACCTAGTCAATCATCTTCCCATGGCTGTGAATAACGACTCAAGTGAGTACACCATGGTGGCTCCTCTTGACCCTCTTGGCCATAATTATGGGATCTACACAGTGACAGACCAGGACCCTAGGATAGCCAAGGAAATAGCTCTGGGAAGATGTTTTGATGGCACATCTGATGGCTCTTCTAGAGTGATGAAGAGCAACATAGGCATAGCATTAACTTTCAACTGTGCAGAAAGAAATGCTGCACAGCAAAGCTTATTCCAGTCTCTGAGGAATTCGGCCCAGCAGTCCCCACTAGGTTTGCAAAGAGACCGAGCGAGACTCAGAAGGCAACGAGGAAGCCGCATTGGTCGGGACACAGGGAGAGGAATTAGCCTAATCAGAAGTTCAACAAGAGCTCTGTATTCACCTACACATTAG
- the CILP gene encoding cartilage intermediate layer protein 1 isoform X3: protein MILAEGWIFSLLLLGATSVSGERALKQSTSRIRMGRRPPSAFAGHDATTCNITCTMGQVNADCDACMCEDHVLHGMVSLPDGAPATEATIYLQSKKMKLLTRSDRKGKFWIPGVCPDGKNILKIKQAKYATATITVPKSSKRLSTINVHLKRAGKPYVVKNPVDKARRVGQSVALCCDAVGDPSPNQYIWYHNGTLLDSSVYKYDSKLVLKNVKANQAGEYFCKASNDAGAVKSQPAKLSVIAKHEAACNPRPHSYLIRLPHDCFQNATNSFYYDVGKCPAKTCAGKLEKGLRCRDSVAYCCGVSKMEMREILCSGYTLPTKVAMECDCKKCTETKVTVRGRAIAADNGEPMRFGHIYMGNTRLSMTGYKGTFSIHIPADTERLVLTFVDRLQKFVNTTKVLPFKEKGGAVFHEIKLLRKKAPVTLESAATNMIPLGDMVGDDPIAELEIPPNTFYRQNGELYTGKVKASVTFLDPRNVSTASATQSDLSYINEEGDMFPLRTYGMFSVDFTDERGTESLNAGEVKVHLDAAQVKMPGHLKKMKLWSLNPETGLWEEEGDFRLEKSRRRKREERTFLVGNMEIKERRLFNLDVPESRRCYVKVRAYRSERFLPSEQIEGVVVSVINMEPQAGFATNPRAWGRFDSVVTGPNGACLPAFCDDQNPDAYSAYILANLGGEELEAVPSSPKLNPNAIGVPQPYLNKLNYQRTDHEDANVKKTAFRISMAKPQPNTADESNGPIYAYTNLRECEEAPYSAAHFRFYRVEGGEYDYNTVPFNEDDPMSWTEDYLAWWPKPTEFRACYIKVKINGPQEVNIRSRNMGGTHPYTVGQLYGIRDVRSIRDVDQPNLSTACLEFKCSGMLYDQDRVDRTLVRISPQGNCYRESVNSMLHEYLVNHLPMAVNNDSSEYTMVAPLDPLGHNYGIYTVTDQDPRIAKEIALGRCFDGTSDGSSRVMKSNIGIALTFNCAERNAAQQSLFQSLRNSAQQSPLGLQRDRARLRRQRGSRIGRDTGRGISLIRSSTRALYSPTH, encoded by the exons ATGATCCTAGCAGAAGGATGGATCTTTTCTCTTCTCCTCCTTGGAGCCACCTCTGTTTCAG GTGAGAGGGCTCTGAAGCAATCCACCAGCAGGATCCGGATGGGTCGGAGACCCCCCAGTGCATTTGCAGGGCACGATGCAACGA CCTGCAACATCACTTGCACCATGGGCCAGGTGAATGCTGACTGCGATGCCTGCATGTGTGAGGACCACGTGCTGCACGGGATGGTCTCCCTACCAGATGGTGCGCCGGCCACTGAAGCCACTATCTACCTGCAGTCCAAGAAGATGAAACTCTTAACCAGGTCGGACAGAAAAGGGAAGTTTTGGATTCCTGGAGTGTGCCCGGATGGCAAAAACATTCTTAAAATAAAACAGGCCAAATACGCAACTGCTACGATCACCGTGCCCAAAAGCTCCAAGAGACTCTCAACGATCAACGTGCACCTGAAAAGAGCAG GCAAACCATACGTTGTAAAGAATCCGGTGGACAAAGCAAGAAGAGTAGGGCAAAGTGTGGCACTCTGCTGTGACGCTGTTGGGGATCCTTCACCCAATCAATATATTTG gtatcacAATGGGACTTTGCTGGATTCCTCTGTGTATAAATATGATAGTAAGCTGGTGTTAAAGAATGTGAAGGCAAACCAGGCAGGAGAGTATTTCTGCAAAGCTAGCAATGACGCAGGAGCTGTGAAATCCCAACCCGCCAAACTTTCTGTAATAG CAAAACATGAAGCGGCCTGCAATCCCAGACCCCACAGCTACCTCATTCGACTCCCACATGACTGCTTTCAAAACGCGACAAACTCTTTCTACTATGATGTTGGTAAATGTCCAGCAAAGACATGTGCCGGGAAGTTAGAGAAAGGACTCCGATGCAGAGACAGCGTTGCTTACTGCTGCGGGGTCTCTAAAATGGAAATGCGGGAGATTTTGTGCAGTGGCTACACACTTCCTACTAAAGTCGCCATGGAGTGCGACTGCAAAAAATGCACCGAAACCAAGGTGACTGTTCGGGGAAGAGCCATAGCTGCAGATAATGGTGAACCAATGAGATTTGGCCACATATACATGGGGAACACCAGACTCAGCATGACCGGCTACAAGGGAACTTTCTCCATCCACATCCCAGCAGACACTGAGAGACTGGTGCTCACTTTTGTTGACCGCCTCCAAAAATTTGTGAATACAACGAAGGTTCTGCCGTTCAAGGAAAAGGGAGGAGCTGTTTTCCATGAGATCAAGTTGCTCAGAAAGAAAGCCCCCGTTACTCTAGAGTCCGCTGCAACCAACATGATCCCCTTGGGGGACATGGTCGGAGATGATCCAATAGCTGAACTAGAAATTCCTCCCAACACATTTTACAGGCAGAACGGAGAACTCTACACGGGCAAAGTCAAGGCCAGCGTGACGTTCCTTGACCCAAGAAACGTCTCCACCGCCAGCGCGACACAAAGTGACCTGAGCTACATAAACGAGGAAGGTGACATGTTCCCACTGCGCACATATGGCATGTTCTCAGTGGACTTCACTGACGAAAGAGGCACGGAGTCTCTTAATGCAGGTGAAGTAAAGGTCCACCTTGATGCCGCTCAAGTCAAGATGCCAGGGCACCTAAAGAAGATGAAACTGTGGTCACTGAACCCAGAGACGGGATtatgggaggaagaaggggactTCAGACTTGAAAAAAGCAGGCGTCGCAAACGGGAGGAAAGAACATTTTTGGTTGGGAATATGGAAATCAAAGAGAGGCGGCTTTTCAACTTAGATGTGCCAGAGAGCAGGAGGTGCTACGTCAAAGTACGAGCCTATAGAAGTGAAAGGTTTCTGCCAAGTGAGCAGATTGAGGGGGTTGTGGTATCAGTGATCAAcatggagccacaggcaggttTTGCAACCAACCCAAGAGCCTGGGGCCGTTTTGACAGTGTGGTCACTGGTCCCAATGGGGCTTGCCTACCAGCTTTCTGTGACGATCAAAACCCAGATGCCTACTCGGCTTACATCTTGGCAAACCTTGGAGGAGAAGAACTTGAAGCTGTGCCCTCTTCCCCTAAACTCAATCCAAATGCCATTGGTGTCCCACAGCCATATCTCAATAAGCTGAACTACCAAAGGACTGACCATGAGGATGCTAATGTTAAGAAAACGGCCTTCAGGATCAGCATGGCCAAACCACAACCAAACACCGCAGATGAGAGCAACGGCCCCATTTATGCCTACACAAACCTCAGAGAATGTGAGGAAGCTCCATATAGCGCAGCCCACTTTCGATTTTACCGAGTTGAAGGAGGCGAGTATGACTACAACACAGTTCCCTTCAATGAAGACGACCCTATGAGTTGGACTGAAGACTACCTGGCTTGGTGGCCTAAACCCACGGAGTTCAGGGCATGTTAcatcaaagtaaaaataaatggcCCCCAGGAAGTGAACATCCGATCTCGCAATATGGGCGGCACGCACCCATACACGGTTGGCCAGCTCTATGGCATCAGAGATGTACGCAGCATTCGCGATGTAGACCAGCCCAACCTTTCAACAGCCTGCCTGGAGTTTAAGTGCAGCGGCATGCTCTATGACCAAGACCGTGTGGACCGCACGCTTGTACGAATCAGTCCCCAAGGCAACTGTTACAGAGAAAGTGTCAACAGCATGCTCCACGAGTACCTAGTCAATCATCTTCCCATGGCTGTGAATAACGACTCAAGTGAGTACACCATGGTGGCTCCTCTTGACCCTCTTGGCCATAATTATGGGATCTACACAGTGACAGACCAGGACCCTAGGATAGCCAAGGAAATAGCTCTGGGAAGATGTTTTGATGGCACATCTGATGGCTCTTCTAGAGTGATGAAGAGCAACATAGGCATAGCATTAACTTTCAACTGTGCAGAAAGAAATGCTGCACAGCAAAGCTTATTCCAGTCTCTGAGGAATTCGGCCCAGCAGTCCCCACTAGGTTTGCAAAGAGACCGAGCGAGACTCAGAAGGCAACGAGGAAGCCGCATTGGTCGGGACACAGGGAGAGGAATTAGCCTAATCAGAAGTTCAACAAGAGCTCTGTATTCACCTACACATTAG